In Naumovozyma dairenensis CBS 421 chromosome 2, complete genome, the following are encoded in one genomic region:
- the NUP159 gene encoding FG-nucleoporin NUP159 (similar to Saccharomyces cerevisiae NUP159 (YIL115C); ancestral locus Anc_2.253) produces MSTLKDEEVITTISEDFGFKGLGIKAVLPSYNEKLPFASLHNFDISNEQSLFAASCGGKTIVGNLQDLRDLVTTQSKKNAEDGNDDDDNDAHLEDKTEAKTKLLSNIWESVEILNVIFVKIFENKNVLIITRDGDIMNLNLSSNSKDIEAVFSTSENDTFVDVQATSNNSILFLNDKGQLYHFNLTSREATILLEETVGTFNIVGTTLSAILKNGQIKLYKCQGTTLTEKAGFTIPTEVKESFNEEPYIPNGIQELSDNELLVVLGIEVSEATEDVMYDQKMYIVKHSGNNAEFQESFDITPAFGSVLRYPTFYDIQLPNLIESTQTINILGSASASDLTIWDSKEVIQPSQDSERAVLPINKETNNDTNPIGMAMDISSTGTILEPCPGVDSLERLPLIYILNNEGNIQIEALYHTSAIKANKFEIPTLTYETSKSQENVPSFTSLNLNDNKSDEEKKTIFGATVTTTTDTASQPFGSSISSNNTQTTIGKPTFSFGSETKPISTPPAFGTPSFTSASKSENKPASLFGNTTIENPFTSADKTQSPFGQTNKDTETKQPFAFGTNTATTPSFGTSAFAASTEQNKQPFSTVQTTNSTSTAAPAFGTPSFGQPTFGAPSFGTPSFGKPAFGTPVFGAAATNANPQAAPAFGKPAFGTSTFGSIASPDNKEASSLFGKSSFGAPSTSTSSPFGQFASNANGSTESSSFSKFATDPKTQGTSSPFGKLDSKVETTTKSPFGQLSSGNNIFSKPLFGVTDNKESPFAKFGTKIETSSEEKENDVESSDLSDTTVEQTPFKLKEDTTGKEIEKVETEVKTEEPKADRSSVEESKRDIKEEAPRNEEVSEVEAKEDIPEGEEQEKVAEEGKEASESQEISISELSEGEASEEGTTLEPSKEEEIRDEVSIAEEENKEEESTPAKSPKEEKEEKLITQDTDKETISSLTNRIKQSATKGSLDFSTPTFKFGSAPTPETMGESPFSTFAGKLDQKTGSSFSFDDLPSKKLNDENDEPYSEDVSDEEEDNVSRASEIEEAPNSPNESDANQQKKKETGLESMHAEQKESSELEVETIETSESNIQSVTEKESKEASSVENVSESSKEQEETESYDDLRDITTDELDRARSEPPDFQQPKSKLVSHAVDATIQTIPDLSESSTQTIPPVVIDEGTQGEPPVVLSAVCQTDPIPPIDFQVQVFENDENYLAELLKPKPLKKYFTNASVSSIPHMSNNPVIISMESTYHLVTAELSVLFDNIENLNKFFIDQSTPQLNKRTKKSIANIYTWRIFEANTLYDILKEETGNINDNIMNVDQLNSTILSFLEKKFKELLNKSVEIKEEYTQLQCLFDNDSADKLKRLRLHQGQLQSKLRKKMSKTHESLTEIDGALNALKMYTIKNKRLDENPLVTKLAHESTSSIKLLKEIRDLRDEIEALQKSLNLSNSEELSLEKRDIQSAEIIEAGLVMNTKKQVGQFFKNTRV; encoded by the coding sequence ATGTCTACGCTTAAGGACGAGGAAGTTATAACAACCATCTCTGAAGATTTTGGTTTCAAAGGGTTAGGAATCAAAGCAGTTCTACCTtcatataatgaaaaactACCATTTGCATCATTGCATAACTTCGATATTTCTAATGAACAATCACTTTTCGCTGCCTCATGTGGTGGGAAGACAATAGTAGGGAATTTACAAGACTTAAGAGATTTAGTCACCACACAATCAAAAAAGAACGCTGAAGatggtaatgatgatgatgataatgatgctCATCTTGAAGATAAAACGGAGGCGAAAACAAAACTTCTATCTAATATATGGGAATCGGTTGAAATCCTAAATGTCATTTTCGTTAAGATTTTCGAAAACAAAAACGtcttgataataacaaGAGATGGTGATATAATGAATctaaatttatcatcaaattctaaagatattgaagCAGTTTTCTCAACAAGTGAAAATGATACTTTTGTTGATGTTCAAGCTActtcaaataatagtataCTTTTCCTAAATGATAAAGGCCAACTATACCATTTTAACTTAACTTCAAGAGAAGCTACAATTTTACTTGAAGAAACAGTGGGAACTTTCAATATTGTAGGTACAACATTGTCTGCTATATTGAAAAACGGCCAAAtcaaattatataaatgtCAAGGAACCACCTTGACCGAAAAGGCTGGATTTACAATCCCAACAGAGGTTAAAGAATCATTCAACGAAGAAccatatattccaaatgGTATACAAGAACTCTCTGACAATGAATTACTAGTGGTATTAGGAATTGAAGTTTCTGAAGCAACTGAAGATGTCATGTACGATCAAAAAATGTACATTGTAAAACATTCAGGAAATAATGCAGAATTCCAAGAATCATTTGATATTACTCCAGCTTTCGGTTCAGTACTAAGATATCCAACTTTTTATGACATTCAATTGCCTAATCTTATCGAATCCACTCAAACAATTAATATCTTAGGTTCTGCCAGTGCAAGTGACTTGACTATTTGGGATTCGAAAGAAGTCATCCAACCATCTCAAGATAGTGAAAGAGCTGTTTTACcaattaataaagaaaccaataatgatacaaaCCCTATCGGTATGGCTATGGACATATCTTCAACAGGTACTATTCTTGAACCATGTCCAGGCGTTGATTCATTAGAAAGGTTACCACTGATCTATATCCTGAATAATGAAGGgaatattcaaattgaaGCTTTATACCATACTTCTGCCATTAAGgcaaataaatttgaaattccaACTCTTACCTATGAAACATCTAAATCGCAAGAAAATGTACCGTCATTTACATCCTTGAATCTCAACGACAACAAGagtgatgaagaaaagaaaaccaTATTTGGCGCTACTgttactactactactgaTACAGCCTCACAGCCATTTGGTTCATCGATATCAAGCAATAATACACAAACTACCATAGGCAAACCCACATTTTCATTCGGTTCAGAAACAAAACCAATCTCGACCCCTCCAGCATTTGGAACACCATCTTTCACATCAGCATCCAAATCAGAGAACAAACCAGCATCTTTGTTTGGAAACACAACTATAGAAAATCCATTTACTAGTGCAGATAAAACACAAAGCCCCTTTGGTCAAACAAATAAAGATACCGAAACGAAACAACCGTTTGCATTCGGCACTAATACTGCTACAACACCTTCCTTTGGTACATCTGCGTTTGCTGCTTCCACTgaacaaaataaacaacCATTTTCCACTGTCCAAACTACAAATTCAACAAGTACCGCTGCACCAGCATTTGGTACTCCATCATTCGGACAACCAACATTCGGTGCCCCATCATTTGGTACTCCATCATTCGGAAAACCGGCCTTTGGTACCCCAGTCTTTGGTGCCGCTGCGACGAATGCTAATCCACAAGCAGCCCCTGCATTTGGAAAACCAGCTTTCGGCACATCGACTTTTGGAAGCATTGCATCTCCTGATAATAAGGAAGCCTCATCTCTATTCGGGAAGTCCTCATTTGGTGCCCCTTCAACATCAACTAGCTCCCCATTCGGACAATTTGCATCTAATGCAAACGGATCAACAGAATCGTCatcattttccaaattcGCGACGGATCCTAAGACGCAAGGTACATCTTCACCCTTTGGTAAATTAGATTCCAAAGTAGAAACAACAACCAAGTCACCATTTGGACAGCTTTCTTCTGGAAACAATATTTTCAGCAAACCATTGTTTGGGGTTactgataataaagaatcaCCATTTGCTAAATTTGGTACAAAGATAGAAACATCAtctgaagaaaaagaaaacgaTGTTGAATCATCAGATTTATCTGACACAACAGTAGAACAGACACCTTTCAAATTAAAGGAAGACACAACCGGcaaggaaattgaaaaagttgaaaCTGAAGTTAAAACAGAAGAACCTAAAGCGGATAGATCTTCAGTCGAAGAATCAAAGCGTGATATCAAAGAGGAAGCACCACGCAATGAAGAGGTGAGCGAAGTGGAGGCAAAGGAGGATATCCCAGAAGGAgaggaacaagaaaaagtaGCAGAAGAAGGGAAGGAAGCTTCAGAATCCCAGGAAATATCAATAAGTGAATTATCCGAAGGGGAAGCAAGTGAAGAAGGAACCACACTTGAACCatctaaagaagaagaaatcagAGATGAAGTTTCCAttgctgaagaagaaaataaagaagagGAATCCACACCCGCAAAATCCccaaaagaagagaaagaagagaagtTAATAACACAAGATACTGACAAGGAAACTATATCTTCTCTCACTAACCGTATTAAACAAAGTGCGACAAAGGGTTCCTTGGATTTTTCAACACCCACATTCAAGTTTGGATCTGCTCCTACTCCAGAAACTATGGGAGAATCACCTTTCTCTACATTTGCCGGAAAGTTAGACCAAAAGACAGGGTCgtctttttcatttgatgatttacCATCTAAGAAACTCAATGACGAAAATGATGAACCATATTCAGAAGATGTATCCgatgaggaagaagataacGTTAGTCGAGCTtctgaaattgaagaagctCCAAATTCTCCAAATGAGTCTGATGCTAAccaacaaaagaagaaagaaactGGCTTGGAGAGTATGCATGCAGAACAGAAAGAGTCGTCTGAACTGGAAGTGGAAACGATTGAAACAAGTGAATCAAATATCCAATCTGTTACAGAAAAGGAAAGCAAAGAGGCAAGTTCAGTAGAAAATGTCTCAGAGAGCTCTAAAGAGCAAGAAGAAACAGAATCATACGACGATCTCCGTGATATTACTACTGATGAATTAGACCGTGCCCGATCAGAGCCTCCAGATTTCCAACAACCTAAGTCCAAACTTGTTTCTCATGCTGTGGATGCTACAATACAGACTATTCCTGATTTGTCTGAAAGTTCGACACAAACAATACCACCTGTTGTAATTGATGAAGGTACACAAGGCGAACCACCAGTAGTATTATCTGCCGTTTGTCAGACCGATCCAATCCCTCCGATTGATTTTCAGGTACAGGTATTcgaaaatgatgaaaattatCTAGCTGAACTTTTAAAACCAAAGCcgttaaagaaatatttcacAAATGCATCTGTCAGTTCAATTCCGCATATGTCAAATAATCCAGTTATAATTTCCATGGAGTCAACGTATCATTTAGTTACAGCTGAGCTATCAGTtctatttgataatattgaaaacttGAACAAGTTCTTCATTGATCAATCCACACCACAATTGAATAAACGTAcgaaaaaatcaatagCCAATATTTATACGTGGAGAATATTTGAAGCAAATACCCtttatgatattttaaagGAAGAAACTGGCAacattaatgataatattatgAATGTTGATCAACTCAATTCAAcaattctttcatttttagaaaaaaaatttaaggAGTTACTTAACAAATCTgttgaaattaaagaagaatacACCCAATTACAATGTTTATTCGATAATGATTCAGCCGACAAGTTGAAAAGACTAAGGTTACATCAAGGACAACTACAATCTAAATTGCGTAAAAAGATGTCTAAAACTCATGAAAGTTTAACAGAAATAGACGGTGCCTTGAATGCCCTAAAGATGTACACgattaaaaataaaaggtTGGATGAAAATCCTTTGGTTACAAAATTAGCTCATGAATCTACAAGTAGTATTAAATTGCTGAAGGAAATTAGGGATCTTCGTGACGAAATTGAAGCATTACAAAAGAGCCTAAACTTATCGAATAGTGAAGAACTGTCCTTAGAGAAAAGAGATATTCAATCTGCCGAAATAATAGAGGCCGGTTTAGTAATGAATACAAAGAAGCAAGTTGGGCAATTCTTCAAGAATACGAGagtataa
- the HIS5 gene encoding histidinol-phosphate transaminase (similar to Saccharomyces cerevisiae HIS5 (YIL116W); ancestral locus Anc_2.252), translating into MTFDLQKIVRPKIFNLEPYHCARDDFQDGVLLDANENAHGPTQQGLDASNSELHRYPDPHQLEFKTAMASYRNKTSTYKAENLTPLTSENLCLGVGSDESIDAIIRATCVPGKEKILVLPPTYSMYSVCAEINDIEIVECPLLYKNNSFQMDTESVLTVLQNDPLIKLLFITSPGNPTGARIETERIETVLQNWTDGLVVVDEAYIDFCGGSTAPLVTKYPNLVTLQTLSKSFGLAGIRLGMTYASKDLAKILNAMKAPYNISRLASDFALKAVQHDNLQLMESNAKKINDEKHRLLRELTSLDYVDDQYVGGLDANFIMIRVNKGDNTLAKKLYLALATESGVVVRFRGTELGCSGCLRITVGTPPENDKLIKEFKKLLAELVNE; encoded by the coding sequence ATGACTTTCGACCTACAAAAAATTGTTAGACCAAAAATTTTTAATCTAGAACCATACCATTGTGCTAGAGATGATTTCCAAGATGGTGTCTTATTAGACGCCAACGAAAATGCTCATGGTCCAACTCAACAGGGATTAGATGCCTCAAACTCAGAATTACACAGATACCCAGATCCTCATCAATTAGAGTTCAAAACCGCAATGGCATCTTACAGAAACAAAACTAGTACATATAAAGCTGAGAATTTGACCCCATTAACTTCTGAAAATCTATGTCTTGGTGTGGGTTCAGATGAAAGTATTGACGCCATCATTAGAGCAACATGTGTCCCAGGGAAGGAGAAAATCCTCGTATTACCACCAACGTACTCCATGTATTCAGTTTGTGCGGAAATAAACGATATTGAAATCGTAGAATGTCCTTTGTTATATAAGAATAATTCATTCCAAATGGACACGGAGAGCGTTTTGACTGTATTGCAAAATGATCCATTGATTaaattgttgttcattACATCTCCTGGTAACCCAACGGGTGCAAGAATCGAAACagaaagaattgaaacaGTTTTACAAAATTGGACTGATGGCTTAGTTGTAGTTGATGAAGCTTACATCGATTTCTGTGGTGGGTCTACTGCTCCGTTAGTTACTAAATATCCAAATTTAGTCACTTTGCAAACTTTATCTAAATCATTCGGTTTGGCCGGTATCAGATTAGGAATGACGTATGCATCTAAGGATTTAGCCAAGATATTAAACGCTATGAAGGCACcttataatatttctcGTCTTGCCTCCGATTTCGCTTTAAAAGCTGTTCAACATGATAATTTACAATTAATGGAATCAAATGCaaagaaaatcaatgaCGAGAAACATCGTCTATTGAGGGAATTGACCTCTTTGGATTATGTAGATGATCAGTACGTTGGTGGTTTAGACGCAAACTTCATTATGATAAGAGTCAATAAAGGTGATAACACATTAGCcaagaaattatatttagCGTTGGCTACAGAATCTGGTGTTGTTGTCAGATTTAGAGGTACAGAATTAGGTTGTTCAGGATGTCTAAGAATAACTGTCGGAACTCCTccagaaaatgataaactGATCAAAGAATTTAAGAAGTTATTAGCTGAATTAGTCAACGAATAA
- the PRM5 gene encoding pheromone-regulated protein PRM5 (similar to Saccharomyces cerevisiae PRM5 (YIL117C) and YNL058C; ancestral locus Anc_2.250): MVSIPLSKTFKVLEPRALPKLVTTTSSSTSTSTSPSTSQESTSTHSGSNSAITTTSPSPSITSSSPSSSTTTVIPTITPPSINDNPYITNDDKYVQSTVFIAVGVIVGFIFFLYLALWAITSYLNYRTAKKSTSYDSLLASSNGYNTPLMIHKIESNDSDYYSDKTNERKNSFNEERNSISPKTNQGLFNNVNSNLSSLNMPGANPVTDNYCNSTTEVNNNLNHISNSAITVANSTTITNTTPGSNTTTGTNTPPTNFRHSLFISPTARVIEQQQKHNRLSEFYQDTSNTMNTSEASIITESVITDLNKPDLINITPDRRKRNSLLSTFSSPSLSGQYLQSPPHLYSERSRLSVSSMAPLNIQRLKGRNSTNTGSRKLTPSMVLDNLLGEEDNDTDSHKESN; encoded by the coding sequence ATGGTGTCCATTCCGTTGTCTAAAACATTTAAAGTATTAGAGCCAAGAGCTTTACCAAAGTTAGTGACAACTACTTCGTCGTCAACCTCAACTTCAACGTCACCGTCAACGTCCCAAGAGTCGACGTCAACTCACAGTGGTTCAAACTCGGCAATTACTACAACCTCACCTAGTCCTTCCATCACTTCATCTTCACCTTCATCCTCCACAACAACAGTAATCCCTACAATTACTCCGCCATCCATTAATGATAACCCATATATCACGAACGATGATAAGTACGTACAAAGTACAGTATTCATAGCGGTAGGTGTTATAGTTGggttcatcttcttcttatatTTGGCTCTGTGGGCAATAACAAGTTACCTAAATTATAGAACTGCTAAGAAATCAACTTCCTATGATAGTTTATTAGCATCATCAAATGGTTATAACACACCTTTAATGATTCACAAGATTGAAAGTAATGACTCAGATTATTATTCTGATAAAACTAATGAGAGgaaaaattcttttaatgaagaaagaaactCTATTAGTCCTAAAACTAATCAAGGCCTATTTAACAACGTTAATAGTAACTTATCTTCCCTCAACATGCCTGGTGCAAACCCTGTAACAGATAATTATTGCAATAGTACAACTGAAGTGAATAACAATCTTAATCACATTTCAAACAGTGCTATTACAGTCGCTAATTCTACTACCATTACTAATACTACTCCAGGTAGTAATACTACTACAGGTACTAATACCCCGCCAACTAACTTTAGacattcattatttatatcaCCAACAGCGAGGGTAAttgaacaacaacaaaaacacAACAGACTCTCTGAATTTTATCAAGATACATCAAATACAATGAACACTTCAGAAGCGTCCATTATAACGGAGAGTGTAATCACTGATTTAAATAAACCCGATCTTATAAATATTACTCCGGAtagaaggaaaagaaattcttTACTTTCTACTTTTTCAAGTCCATCATTATCGGGCCAATATCTTCAATCACCACCACATTTGTATTCGGAAAGAAGTAGATTGTCTGTATCAAGTATGGCACCTTTAAATATACAAAGATTGAAAGGCAGAAATTCAACTAACACGGGTTCCAGGAAATTGACTCCTTCGATGGttttagataatttattgggcgaagaagataatgatactGATTCACATAAAGAATCCAACTga
- the RHO3 gene encoding Rho family GTPase RHO3 (similar to Saccharomyces cerevisiae RHO3 (YIL118W); ancestral locus Anc_2.249) yields the protein MGFLCGSSTTSKKPIERKIVILGDGSCGKTSLLNVFTRGYFPEVYEPTVFENYIHDIFVDNKHITLSLWDTAGQEEFDRLRSLSYSDTHTIMLCFSIDSRDSLANVEHKWVGEIADHCENVNLVLVALKCDLRNNENESNVINPGMIQQQQSNNNSNNNIPQLQQQQQEQNQQFKKKDLITYDEGVAMAKKIKALRYLECSAKLNKGVNEAFTEAARVALLAGPQVPESNDDDDSGCVIM from the coding sequence atgggaTTTCTTTGTGGTTCATCAACAACTTCAAAAAAACCAATTGAAAGGAAAATAGTCATCCTTGGAGATGGTTCCTGTGGTAAAACTTCGTTATTAAATGTTTTCACAAGAGGATATTTTCCTGAAGTTTATGAACCCAcagtttttgaaaattatattcatgATATTTTCGTAGATAATAAACATATTACTTTATCATTATGGGATACTGCTGGtcaagaagaatttgataGATTACGATCCTTATCATATTCAGATACTCATACGATCATGTTATGTTTCAGTATAGATTCTAGGGACTCTTTAGCTAATGTGGAACATAAATGGGTTGGAGAAATTGCAGATCATTGTGAGAATGTTAATTTGGTATTGGTTGCATTGAAATGTgatttaagaaataatgaaaatgaatcaaatGTTATAAATCCAGGGATGatccaacaacaacaatctaataataatagtaataataatattccacAACttcagcaacaacaacaagagcaaaatcaacaatttaagaagaaagatttAATAACATACGATGAAGGTGTTGCCATGGCTAAAAAGATTAAAGCTTTACGTTATTTGGAATGTAGTGCTAAGTTGAATAAAGGTGTCAATGAAGCATTCACTGAAGCGGCAAGAGTGGCGTTGCTTGCTGGTCCACAAGTTCCTGaatcaaatgatgatgatgacagCGGTTGCGTTATTATGTAG